Proteins encoded within one genomic window of Streptosporangiales bacterium:
- a CDS encoding acyl-CoA oxidase, translating into MTAGEEAPATGALRDVLDGQWAAVRALTREQIGSPEFRPVYGLDTETHRTRVTGLARALAKTPGPSLGFPSAYGGADDIGGWITSFSMMAFTDLSLLVKCGVQWGLFGGSVLLLGTQRHHDEYLRQILSMDLPGCFAMTETGHGSDVQSLRTTATYDPDTEEFVVHTPGDLARKDYIGNAARDGRMAVVFAQLSTLGTSHGVHALLVPIRTSDGDAWPGVRIEDCGRKAGLNGVDNGRLWFDEVRVPRTALLNRYAEVAPDGTYSSPIESEGRRFFTMLGTLIQGRVSIAGGAVNAAEMALTIAVRYAERRRQFAGPDGDEILLLDYRQHQRRLLPAIATTYAMHFAQEELVGALDAALASDHDGDHRELESDAAGVKALATWHATRTIQTCREACGGAGYMSENQLASLKADTDVFTTFEGDNTVLLQLVAKGLLTGYRDEFGDLDTRGMVRFVAGQVLESVLEATAVRPLTQRILDALPGGDRDLRDHGYHLELLTWRERHVVAGLARRLKAGVDGGTSPFDAFNDAQDHVLLAARTHVDRLVLEAFVTAIERCTDPAVKALLGKVCGLHALSTIEASRAWYLEHNRLSPERAKAVTRAVGDLCAELRPSARLLVDGFGIPEECIVAPIARDQA; encoded by the coding sequence ATGACGGCCGGTGAGGAGGCGCCGGCGACCGGCGCGCTTCGCGACGTCCTCGACGGGCAATGGGCCGCCGTCCGTGCGCTGACGCGCGAGCAGATCGGGAGCCCGGAGTTCCGCCCGGTGTACGGCCTCGACACCGAGACCCACCGGACCCGCGTGACCGGACTGGCCCGGGCTCTGGCGAAGACACCTGGCCCGTCCCTCGGCTTCCCCTCGGCGTACGGAGGCGCCGACGACATCGGCGGCTGGATCACCAGCTTCTCGATGATGGCGTTCACCGACCTGTCACTCCTGGTCAAGTGCGGCGTGCAGTGGGGACTGTTCGGCGGCTCGGTGCTCCTCCTCGGTACGCAGCGGCACCACGACGAGTACCTGCGGCAGATCCTGTCGATGGACCTGCCCGGCTGCTTCGCGATGACGGAGACCGGACATGGCTCCGACGTGCAGTCGCTGCGGACGACGGCGACGTACGACCCGGACACCGAGGAGTTCGTCGTCCACACCCCGGGCGACCTGGCACGCAAGGACTACATCGGCAACGCGGCGCGCGACGGCCGGATGGCCGTCGTGTTCGCGCAGCTGTCGACCCTCGGCACGTCCCACGGCGTGCACGCGCTGCTCGTCCCGATCCGCACCTCGGACGGCGACGCGTGGCCGGGCGTGCGGATCGAGGACTGCGGCAGGAAGGCCGGCCTCAACGGCGTCGACAACGGCCGGCTGTGGTTCGACGAGGTACGCGTGCCGCGAACGGCCCTGCTGAACAGGTACGCCGAGGTCGCGCCCGACGGCACGTACTCTAGCCCGATCGAGAGCGAGGGCCGCCGGTTCTTCACGATGCTCGGCACCCTGATCCAGGGTCGCGTCAGCATCGCCGGCGGCGCGGTGAACGCCGCCGAGATGGCACTCACGATCGCCGTCAGGTACGCCGAGCGGAGGCGCCAGTTCGCCGGCCCCGACGGCGACGAGATCCTGCTGCTCGACTACCGGCAGCACCAGCGACGCCTGCTGCCCGCGATCGCCACGACGTACGCGATGCACTTCGCGCAGGAGGAGCTCGTCGGGGCGCTCGACGCCGCCCTCGCCTCCGACCACGACGGCGACCACCGCGAGCTCGAGTCCGACGCCGCCGGCGTCAAGGCGCTCGCGACCTGGCACGCGACCCGGACGATCCAGACCTGCCGCGAGGCATGCGGCGGTGCGGGTTACATGTCGGAGAACCAGCTCGCGAGCCTGAAGGCCGACACCGACGTCTTCACGACGTTCGAGGGCGACAACACGGTGCTGCTGCAGCTCGTGGCCAAGGGCCTGCTGACCGGGTACCGCGACGAGTTCGGTGACCTCGACACCCGCGGCATGGTGCGCTTCGTCGCGGGCCAGGTGCTGGAGTCCGTCCTCGAGGCGACGGCCGTACGCCCGCTGACCCAGCGGATCCTCGACGCGCTCCCCGGCGGCGACCGCGACCTGCGCGACCACGGGTACCACCTGGAGCTCCTCACCTGGCGCGAGAGGCACGTCGTCGCGGGACTCGCCCGCCGGCTGAAGGCCGGCGTCGACGGCGGCACGAGCCCGTTCGACGCCTTCAACGACGCCCAGGACCACGTGCTGCTCGCGGCGCGCACCCACGTCGACAGGCTCGTGCTCGAGGCGTTCGTCACCGCGATCGAGCGCTGCACCGACCCCGCGGTGAAGGCGTTGCTGGGCAAGGTCTGCGGCCTGCACGCGCTCTCGACCATCGAGGCGTCGCGCGCCTGGTACCTCGAGCACAACCGGCTCTCCCCGGAACGCGCCAAGGCCGTGACGCGCGCCGTGGGCGACCTCTGCGCCGAGCTCCGCCCGTCCGCGCGCCTGCTCGTCGACGGCTTCGGCATCCCGGAGGAGTGCATCGTCGCCCCGATCGCCCGCGACCAGGCGTAG